Proteins from a genomic interval of Actinoalloteichus hymeniacidonis:
- a CDS encoding pseudouridine synthase produces the protein MSSSEHSSRSPRRERPNSTGREGSVRPGDDHPEGIRLQKVLSRAGVASRRAAEELIAEGRVSVDGKVVTEMGRRVDPKTVTIHVDGSRIVVREDLEYLALNKPVGMHSTMSDDMGRPCVGDLITTRTENLFHVGRLDADTEGLLLLTNDGDLAHRLMHPSYEVSKTYLAEIAAPVARDVSKTLKAGVELEDGPASVDGFRVLESFGAKAMVEIVLHEGRKHIVRRLMDHVGHPVQRLVRTSIGEVKLGDQRPGSLRKLNHPEIGSLYRAVGL, from the coding sequence ATGAGCAGCTCTGAGCACAGCAGTCGTTCGCCGCGTCGCGAGCGCCCCAACTCGACGGGGCGCGAGGGCTCCGTCCGCCCCGGTGACGATCACCCAGAGGGCATCCGGCTGCAGAAGGTGCTCTCCCGCGCGGGAGTCGCGTCCCGTCGGGCCGCCGAGGAGCTGATCGCGGAGGGGCGGGTCAGCGTCGACGGCAAGGTCGTCACCGAGATGGGACGACGCGTCGACCCCAAGACGGTCACGATCCACGTCGACGGCAGCCGCATCGTGGTCCGCGAGGACCTCGAATACCTGGCGTTGAACAAGCCCGTCGGCATGCACAGCACCATGTCCGACGACATGGGCAGGCCCTGCGTCGGTGACCTGATCACCACCCGCACCGAGAACCTGTTCCACGTCGGAAGGCTCGATGCCGACACCGAGGGCCTGCTGCTGCTCACCAACGACGGCGACCTCGCGCACCGACTCATGCACCCCTCGTACGAGGTCTCCAAGACCTACCTCGCCGAGATCGCGGCGCCGGTGGCCAGGGATGTCTCCAAGACACTCAAGGCAGGTGTCGAGCTGGAGGACGGGCCCGCCAGCGTGGACGGGTTCCGGGTGTTGGAGTCCTTCGGGGCCAAGGCGATGGTGGAGATCGTGCTGCATGAGGGCCGGAAGCACATCGTCCGCAGGCTCATGGACCACGTGGGGCATCCGGTTCAGCGATTGGTGCGCACCTCGATCGGCGAAGTGAAGCTGGGCGACCAGAGACCAGGCAGCCTACGAAAGCTCAACCATCCCGAGATCGGGTCGCTCTACCGCGCGGTAGGGCTGTGA
- a CDS encoding GNAT family N-acetyltransferase, with amino-acid sequence MNRAAADPRTTASSEASAVRALPIGTPRLVLEPLRLDHAEPMAQALADPRLHFFMGGSPASSEQLRVRYRRILAGSGESGVDWCNWALRTRSDARIIGTVQATVTTGRRGRTADMAWVLGMPWQGRGLAKEAALALVAWLAGQDVTVVEAHIHPEHLASQGVAEAVGMAPTDREVDEEIVWRAVLAAPPIVPAGRESDESGR; translated from the coding sequence GTGAATCGCGCCGCCGCCGACCCCCGGACGACCGCGTCGTCCGAGGCGTCGGCGGTACGGGCGCTCCCGATCGGGACGCCCAGGCTCGTGTTGGAACCGCTGCGCCTCGACCATGCCGAGCCGATGGCGCAGGCCCTGGCCGATCCGAGACTGCACTTCTTCATGGGCGGTAGCCCGGCGAGCTCGGAACAACTGCGAGTCCGCTATCGGCGGATCCTGGCGGGCTCCGGCGAATCCGGCGTCGACTGGTGCAACTGGGCATTGCGAACCAGGTCCGACGCCCGCATCATCGGCACGGTTCAGGCCACCGTCACCACGGGGCGACGGGGCAGGACGGCCGATATGGCCTGGGTTCTCGGCATGCCGTGGCAGGGCCGGGGATTGGCCAAAGAGGCAGCACTGGCACTGGTGGCCTGGCTGGCCGGGCAGGATGTGACCGTGGTGGAAGCACACATCCACCCCGAGCATCTCGCGTCCCAGGGGGTGGCCGAGGCCGTCGGTATGGCACCGACAGACCGTGAGGTCGACGAGGAGATCGTGTGGCGTGCCGTGCTCGCGGCCCCACCGATCGTGCCCGCAGGCCGAGAATCGGACGAGTCCGGCCGCTGA
- a CDS encoding aldehyde dehydrogenase family protein yields the protein MTSTAKVISSVIDGREAESTGAEYVSRNPSRLDDVVATVTLGGPTTLADAARSAKRAQREWAAVPAPVRGRVIASFGRLVEANKQTLAELVTREIGKPLPEALGEVQEIIDTADFFIGEGRRLYGQTVPSEMPDKQLFTFRVPVGVAAVITAGNFPVAVPSWYLVPALLCGNAVVWKPAEYASASARALAELAWRAGVPAGVLNLVYADGENTFAGLEQALTEGTVNKIGFTGSSAVGVKVGELAGRHLQSACLELGGKNPMVIAPDADLDLAVEGALFSGFGTAGQRCTSLGTVIVHEDVHDEFVRRLTAALENAVVGDPTSDVLYGPMLDQKFADNYDRMLGWIADHHTVLGSTATGRITDAAPRAGFVGDHSAGLFYHPVLLDGVRPDDKVFMEETFGPLVGITTYRTFDEALELADRPGYGLSASVYTSDASTAFRFRAGIGAGMVSVNNSTSGAEAHLPFGGNGRSGNGSRQSGIWVLDQFTRWQSLNWDFSGKLQKAQMDVATIEPDMDFRL from the coding sequence GTGACATCCACCGCGAAGGTGATCAGTTCGGTGATCGACGGTCGGGAAGCGGAGTCGACGGGCGCCGAATACGTGTCCCGCAATCCGTCGCGACTCGACGACGTCGTCGCCACGGTGACGCTGGGCGGTCCGACGACCCTCGCGGATGCGGCCAGGTCGGCCAAGCGTGCCCAGCGTGAGTGGGCCGCGGTGCCCGCTCCGGTACGTGGCCGCGTCATCGCCTCGTTCGGCAGGCTCGTCGAGGCCAACAAACAGACCCTGGCCGAACTGGTGACCCGAGAGATCGGCAAGCCGCTTCCCGAGGCCCTGGGCGAGGTCCAGGAGATCATCGACACCGCTGACTTCTTCATCGGCGAGGGACGGCGGCTCTACGGGCAGACGGTGCCCTCGGAGATGCCCGACAAGCAGCTCTTCACCTTCCGCGTCCCCGTCGGGGTGGCGGCGGTCATCACGGCGGGCAACTTCCCGGTCGCCGTTCCGTCCTGGTACCTGGTGCCCGCGCTGCTGTGCGGCAACGCCGTGGTGTGGAAGCCTGCCGAGTACGCCTCGGCCAGCGCGCGTGCCCTGGCCGAGCTTGCCTGGCGGGCCGGGGTGCCCGCCGGGGTCCTCAACCTCGTGTACGCCGACGGGGAGAACACCTTCGCGGGCCTGGAGCAGGCCTTGACCGAGGGAACCGTGAACAAGATCGGTTTCACCGGTTCGAGCGCGGTCGGGGTCAAGGTCGGCGAACTGGCCGGACGCCACCTGCAGTCGGCGTGCCTGGAACTCGGCGGCAAGAACCCGATGGTCATCGCGCCCGATGCGGACCTCGACCTCGCGGTGGAAGGCGCGTTGTTCTCCGGTTTCGGCACGGCCGGGCAGCGTTGCACCTCGCTGGGCACCGTGATCGTCCACGAGGACGTGCACGACGAGTTCGTTCGTCGCCTCACCGCCGCCCTGGAGAACGCCGTCGTCGGCGACCCGACGTCCGATGTCCTCTACGGCCCGATGCTGGACCAGAAGTTCGCCGACAACTACGACCGGATGCTCGGCTGGATCGCCGACCACCACACGGTGCTCGGATCGACGGCGACGGGCCGCATCACCGATGCTGCCCCGCGCGCGGGATTCGTCGGTGATCACTCCGCCGGGCTGTTCTACCACCCGGTGCTGCTGGACGGAGTCCGTCCGGATGACAAGGTCTTCATGGAGGAGACCTTCGGGCCGCTGGTCGGTATCACGACCTACCGGACCTTCGACGAGGCCCTGGAACTGGCGGACCGGCCGGGCTACGGCCTGTCCGCGAGCGTGTACACCAGCGATGCGTCGACGGCCTTCCGGTTCCGGGCAGGCATCGGCGCGGGAATGGTCAGCGTCAACAACTCGACCTCCGGTGCCGAGGCGCACCTGCCCTTCGGCGGCAACGGTCGCTCCGGTAACGGCAGCAGGCAGTCGGGCATCTGGGTGCTGGACCAGTTCACCCGCTGGCAGTCGTTGAACTGGGACTTCTCCGGGAAGCTGCAGAAGGCTCAGATGGACGTCGCGACGATCGAGCCGGACATGGATTTCCGGCTCTGA